The Haliaeetus albicilla chromosome 27, bHalAlb1.1, whole genome shotgun sequence genome segment GGGAAATCCTGTCCCTATTTCAGCATCTCAGGTTATTCCTGATGTTCGTGCTCCTGTCCTGGGATCAGCCACCGAATGCTCTCCGTGCGAACGGTAGCATACATGACAAAGCTAGCCAggaagagcaaagaaaacagaagcagccaGTCTATGCCTTTTGTCAGAACGCTAGGCAGGGGGCCTTCCCAGTCTTCCTCGGTCACAGCCACATCACTTTTAGCTTCGATACCTAAAAAAGCAAGCACTTGATCAACACCAGTAATAATAATTAAGTACAGAGAAGTTGGTTCTATttggagctttgtttttcttctccgACTAAGGCGCATCTACAGTTACGACTTAAAATTTTGGCGAGATGGTCCTTGTATGTTAACGTATATCTAGCAAACAGTTTACTTACATAAAAACATATGATCTTTATGTGTATTTTCATAATAGAAGGCTTGTTCCGTCCTCCATAGCACAGCCTTGTGTAAGTTTGGGGGGGCAGGATTgtggaggggttttttgtttgagtTGAGTATTTCTGCCATATTAGCAAATGTAACAATTTCTGGCCTCTAACGAAGGCCCTTGTaggccttttttgttttgttttttgttctgttttgcttttctttacagAAGCACAGAAGGACCAGAGAGCTGGCGGGCGCTGAGCTCACAACGTGGACAGCCAGATCATGGAAACTGGAATCCATTTGTCTCCTCCAGCGCAAGAACTGAAACCGTCTTATCCCCCAGCCGCTGTCAGCCTTACATGGCGCTGACAATGATCCTAAGGTTCACCTGCCTTTACTcccaaattaaatatttgggCAGGAAGATGTGCTGAATCCTTCTAGCACCTCTCTAGTTAAAGCCCAGTGTTTCCCCCTACTCTGTGACAGCAGCCCAATGAGTTGAGTTTCTGCTTTCAGCATGCCCTGAAATCCAGCTCACTACAGCAACTGATGAGATAAATCTCTGCCAGGTCCTCTCAGGGTCTTcacaaaattcattttaaagaacaaacagcagggagaggaaagccCAGTTTGGAGCTAAAAGCCAGCCTGTTTGTCCTACTGACATCAGGGCTGATTTACATACCTGTTTGATTAAAAATGAAGTCTTTCAGTGTTTCCAGCGTTCTGTCTGTGTGATTAAATCTAGCCATAGGTTTAGCACCTTGGAAAAGGAGGATATTTGGTACAGCCACAGTTCCAAATCTAGTTGATAAACTGGTGGACATAAAGCAAATACAAAgcatgaaggaaaagaaatccactGGAGGAAGAACCAAAGATAGTCACAACTCAGGAAGTGTCATTTTTACTAAATTAAATTGTCACTTTACacgaaaaaaaaaatttactcccatttttaaaacacaaagcttGCTAACGGAAAGAAACTGATGCTAGAGCAGAGGAAGCATAAGTTACCTGCTGTGCTGAGACGCATCCAGTGCCAGGAAGCGAAGAGTTGGAAATGCCCGAGGTAAAGAATTAAAATGAGGTGCCAGACTGGCAGAAAAGCGGCACCACGGCGTATAGAACAAGACTAATGTACAGTCACTGCTGTTTGCATTTAAGAACTCCATCAGGTCCttagagaaagcagaagaaaaccaaatatGGACAATTACATATTTAACAGAGTTAAATCCCACATAGGAACGCATCATTTGGCAATTGACTAGATACTTGACAATATTTATCAAGTAGCTGCGCATTTGTTTAACCTGTTTAAAGCAGATGGAGaattgtatttaatattttttaaaggttgttttaaaagtttattacttaaaaaaaaatatatacgTAACCATTACAAGAAACGAGCTAGAGACAGGCACTGGCAGTAAGCGTCATAAAGTTCTCAGAGACACTAATCCATGCAGCATGACAGTTGGCAGGTCACTGCAGGCACACAGAAGATGAGAGATAGGGGCATGTGGACTGAGCCGTATTTCCGTTTTCTTCTGCTCAGAACAACACGAAAAACCGCCTTGCCCAGACATTTCCTCTTTCCGACAGCCCAGAGGATGTTACACGCAGAAATTTGCTACGTCAAACGCTTGACAGAAACACGCACAGGGTGCTGAAGGGGCATCATCCACCACCCTCAGCGTGTTCAGAATAACGCCAAGCAGTCGCCCGGGGGATGCACTTACCTGAGACACGTTCAGGATCTGCAGGGTGAAGCGGTCGATGCCGGTAGTGTTCCTCTCCTCGCAGTTCACTTTGGGAGCTTTGGTGCCGTCGGTGCTATTCGATTCCTCGGCGGGCGCGGGCAGCACCGTTTCCAGCACGGCCTGCTcccggccctgcccgcccgccgGGCCGAGGCCGGCCGTCGGGCCGCTCCCCGCGCCGCACACATCACCTCCTGCCGCCGCATCGCAAGCTCCCTTGGCGACGGCGGACGTCTGGCCGTCCCTCGCCTCCCCCGGTACCACCGAGAGCACCACGGCCTGCTGCCCGGGGAGCCCGCTGCCCAGCATCGCGTCCGCCATCTCCGCAGTCCGGTACCGCACCGGCTCgccaccgccaccgcccccgggggagcggggctgcccgCCTGCGCTCTGCTCCGTCACCGCCCCTGCGCCGGGAGGGAGATGTCAGCTCCGCGCTGCGGGCCGAGCCCCGGCCATCCCCGCGCAACCGCCCGCCACGGGGAGGCCCCGCGCACGCCTCCCGGCCCCTAGAACCCACCGCGGCTGCCGGAGCCGAAGCCCACCGGCCTCACCTGCAGGAAGGGCCCTACCGAGCCAGGCCagcgccagcagcagcagcagcagccgccgctgccgccgccacCACATCCTCGGCCCCGGCCGCCACCGCAGCTCTGCGTCTCCCCGGACAACGGCCGCTTCCGCCGGAACTATGGGCTACTTCCGCTTCCGGCGCGCCGCTGCCGTGCGTGCGTAGCGCCGCCAAGGCGCCGCGCCGCCATCTTGTCTTGGCTGGGGCGGAGGCGGTAGCGGtgggggcggcggggctggggcagcgGTTCTGCTCGGTGGCCGGCTCTGGGCGCTTGCTGTCGGGAGG includes the following:
- the TXNDC15 gene encoding thioredoxin domain-containing protein 15, coding for MWWRRQRRLLLLLLALAWLGRALPAGAVTEQSAGGQPRSPGGGGGGEPVRYRTAEMADAMLGSGLPGQQAVVLSVVPGEARDGQTSAVAKGACDAAAGGDVCGAGSGPTAGLGPAGGQGREQAVLETVLPAPAEESNSTDGTKAPKVNCEERNTTGIDRFTLQILNVSQDLMEFLNANSSDCTLVLFYTPWCRFSASLAPHFNSLPRAFPTLRFLALDASQHSSLSTRFGTVAVPNILLFQGAKPMARFNHTDRTLETLKDFIFNQTGIEAKSDVAVTEEDWEGPLPSVLTKGIDWLLLFSLLFLASFVMYATVRTESIRWLIPGQEHEHQE